GTGGGCCCTTCAGAAAAATGGAGAACGTTCGTCTTTAGCCCAGTGGGCCCCAGTATCTGGTGCCGTTTCCTACGACGTAAGTATATGGATTCAGGATGGCAGTAATCAGCCTGAAAAGAAGCGTACCTTTACAAATATAACGAAGGCATCTTTTGATTTCAGCGATTTCATCACAGATAATTACGATGAGACGGAATATGTCGGGAACTATTATTTCACCGTAAAGGCCATTAGCGAGCAGGACGAGCTTTCAAGCGATGAGTCCGCCCTCAATACAGATCAGGTGCTGGCATTCGCTTATCCATTAGCTGCACCGTATGGCCTTTATTGGGATGGTGCCACGGCACATTGGAATCCTTCTAACTTTGCGGCGGGCTATCTGGTAAGCATTTATCGCCTTGACAATGGCACGCCGGTGCAGACAACTACCGGTACGGTGGTTGGCAACCAACAGTCGTTGGATTTGAGCCGTTACATGGCAACCGGCGGGAAATATGTTTTCGCGGTAACGGCCTTCTCCCAGTATTATGATGCAATGGAGGCGGATCCTTTTGGCAGTGAACTCTCCAAGCTGAGCAATGATCCACAGAATGCTGGAGAGAATGGCATTTATACGGTTTCCGATCCAACGAATCCTGGTGAAGGAAATGAAGATTGGGTGTCCATCACAACGGCAGAGCAGCTTATTGATCTGGCCAACATCGAGGACATCACAGATGACGGCGGAATAAATAGACAGGCTGTTGAATGGGCAAAAAATTATCGTTTAGAAAATAACATTGATTTTTCAAACCTTTCTGCGGCATACGCTGCAAAAAGTAAATCCATCGGCAATATCAATCACCGATTTATGGGTGCCTTTGATGGGAATAACCATAAAATTACGGGATTGACGCTGAGCAATTCTGACTCCGGTTTATTTAACTACATTGGTGCCACCGGGCGTGTATACAATTTGACCATTGAAGCACCAAACGTATTGTTCAGCGATAACGCAGCGGTTCTTGCTCTGAACAACTTCGGACTTGTGCAGTATTGCGCAGTGGTCAATGCCAATATTACTGCCGATACTGGTGCTGTGCTGGGGGGCATGATCAGCCGAAACTACGGTGTGATACGGGACAGCCGAGTAGAAGGCGGAACGCTGAAATCTAACAGCACAGCAGCAACAGGGCATGCTGGTTTTGTTGGCTCCAATGAGGAGGGTGGCCTGATTGAGCGTTGTTATTCCTCCATGCGTATTGAGACGCAGAGTGAATACTCCGGCGGATTTGTGGGGCTGAGCTATGGCGGCACGATCCGCGATTGTTTTGCACTCGGCAATGTTTCAGCCCGCTCTTATAGCGGCGGATTTGCCGGACGTTCTGTTTTTGAAGGAAACCTCTATCAGAACTGTTATGCCTTTAATACGGTGACGGTCACTGGCGAGAAAGGAAATGGTTTCATTGGAGGAAGTAAGCCGGACTCCGCTTTTCAGCCGGATCTTTCCCTAGAGATTTTCAACTGTTACTATGACGTAGCATCTGCTGCTGATCTTTATGCGACGGGGAAAACTGCCGCTGAGATGAAATCGGATGCCTTCCTGGCACTACTCAATGGAAACGGAGCCATTTGGACAAGATCAGAGGAAAAAAATAATGGATTGCCGTATCTGAGCATACTCGGAGCACCTGAATCTTTGCCAACATCGGATATTACGGTGCAAATGCTCTTTGGTACATATGATAAGCAGGCATATGCCTTTTCCAAAATGGGCGAAGCTATCACTGTCACCCTGAGCAGCACTGGGAACTCTCGTATTGTAGATGCCCTTGATGCCGCAGCAGCACAGGGATTAATCACCTATTCTTATGAAAGTACACCAGCCTACGGCAGATTCATCCATACCATTAATAACTATGCGGTAGATTCCCCAGATGGCTGGATGTTTACCATCAATGACAAATTATCTAATCTGGGCGCTTCCATTGCTAAAATATCAGATGGAGATAAGATTCTCTGGTATGAAGGTACGACGGAAAACCGTTTCCTGGGACCTACTTGGAATGAATTGATTACAGGCGTTCCAATGCAGTGGCAAGAGATTAAAAATATCGAAGAACTTCAGGCACTTTGTGCCACTGGAGATGATCAAGTGCTGGCACGCAATTACAAGCTTGCTGCCGATTTAGATTTGTTGGGTGTGACCATGACCAGCATCGGGTCGGCTGCCCATCCTTTTACCGGCACCTTTGATGGACAGGGACACAAGATTGCAAACCTAAAAATTACTGGCAGTGAGAATGCTGGGCTCTTTGGTGTCATCCGTGGTGCAACAATAAAAAATCTAGTGCTTGTTGATGCTTCCGTTACTGGTACCCGTAATGTCGGCACCTTGGTGGGTTGGGCTGATACAAAGCTTGATCAGGAAGACCTCTCTAAAAACGTTGCCAGCCTGATTGGTAACTGTACTGTCAGCGGCAGCGTTGCTGGTACAAAGAATGTCGGTGGTCTGATTGGCCTCAACGATGGCAGCTATGACAAAGACACCAAATTCTCCATTTACAGTGCGGTGGATAAATGCCAGGCAAGTGTGCGAATCGTTGGACAAGGCAATGATTCCACTAATCTCGGCGGTCTTGCAGGCAGCAACGAAGGGTACATTACAAAAAGTTCTGCTACCGGCAATGTGTTTGCCGATACAAGCTACATGGTCGGCGGTCTTGTTGGCTTTACTGATGGCAGTATCTACGACTCTTTCTCAAAGGGTTCTGTTATTGGCAGAGGGGCAGTCGGCGGATTTATTGGCTCAGGCAGCATGAACTCCGTTATGGAACGTTGCTACAGCCTCGGTGGAGTCGCCTGTGTTGATGGCAATATCGGTGGCTTTGCAGGAACTCTGTCCGGAAAGGTAACGGATTGCCTAAGTGCAGGCAGCGTAACACCGGGCAAGGGCATATCTGGTGTCAGCGGCGGATTTGTAGGCGATTTCAGCGGAACGCTGACTGGATACCAAAACTGGATTACCTTAAAGAATTCTTACGGAAATTCCATGCAGGCCAAGGGTGCAGCAGCATTAAAGCCTATCGGCAATTACGCAAAATTTTCTAGTGACGAAGAGCAGGCTGCCATGTCTGTTATCGCCCTGACAAGCATTCGGGATATTTCAGATCGTTTATTTGCCATGTTTGGTGTTAATCTGACGGTACCGTCTGATTTGAACACAGAGCTGGATAAATATGTTGATATTGTAGCTGTACCGTATGAAACAGCCTTAGGCAGCACGATTTCGCTGCTGCGGGACGGTTCTGTTAAATCTGGAAATATTACCAGTTCGATCCAGAGCGACAGCTCTTATCTGTCAGTTGAAGATGAACTGACGTTAAAAGCCCACAATGAGACGGGGAGCATGTTGACACAGTCTGTTGTGCTTACATTGACAGATACAAACGGCTACCGGCTGCATAAGACTATTTCAGTTCTGCTAAAGGCAAAGACACCAGATTATACAGAAATCATGGACAATATTGCAGGCGGCATGACTGCGAAAAGTGATGGCTGGACCGTCATGGATATGGCAGCCTATGGGTCACTCAGCAGCAAAACGCTGAAAACGACTTCTGAAGCCCTGCAAAATGCTATCAATCTGGCAATTACAGAGGCCGCATCTACTACAGCTACAGTAAGTGACCGGGCGCGGCTGGAAATCACCCTGCGCTCCATGAATATCGATAGCAGAAAACTCTATCCGGTCAATAGCAATACGCAGGTTAGCAATGCGGCAAAACTGTCTGCTATGAGTGCAGATTCCTATTACACTGCTCCTTGGATGCTACTTGCCGACCAACAGGGCAACACAAAACTGACGCAGACCCAGATTAATTCGCTGATTCTGCTTCTAAAGGATTCAATGGGCGCAGATGGCCTTTTCAGTTATAACTATGCAGGAACCACCTATACCGATCCGGATACGGCAGCAGCAGCGCTGGCAGCCCTTGCTCGCTTCTATCCATCTGATTCCCAGGCGAAAACGGTTGTAGATACCATTCTTACAGGACTTGATTCTGTACAGGGTACCGATGGTTCCTTTGGTAATGCAAACGCGGATGCTATGGTAATTACCGGCCTTGTTGCCCTGGGTATCAACCCATATGAATTCGGCACAAGGGGCCTAAGCGTCGCTGACGGACTGCTTACTCATGTCAGCAGTGATAAAAAGGCATTTTTGTATAACGGTGAGAAAAATGACCTGGCGACAGAACAGGGATTCCGAGCCCTTGTTACACTTGCGCAGTTTGCCGAAAATGGCGGTACAGAAGCCTATAATATTTATGATTATAGTAAGTTAGCTGTTGTTCCTGGACGTGCCAGCGGCAGCGGAACAGGTACTACGCCAGTAGACCCGCCGGAAACAAACGACGACATAAACGTATCCTTTACGCTAAAGGCAGATAAAGACGTTTGGATTCCTAAAACCAATATAACCCTGAAAGATGGCTCAACCGTTTATCATGCTTTTGTGCAGGCACTTGCTGGGCAGGGAATGTCCTCCAGGGGCGCTGAGAACGGATACGTCCGTTCTGTTACAAAAGGTGGAACAACTCTTTCTGAATTTGATAAAGGGGAGAATTCCGGGTGGCTTTACAAAGTCAATGGGGAGTTGCCGTTGGTGGGGCTGACCCAATACCCATTAAGTAATGGAGATAATATTCTTTGGTACTATACCAGCGACTGGACTAAAGATTCTTTAGCAGGTTCTATGGGCTCAGGAGTCGGTACGGTTCCCAATGAATCTGTTTACCTCAAGCCGACGGCACAGCTTGGCAAGGATGGTGCGGCACAAGTTAATATTGGAAAACAAGATATCAACGACGCGTTGAAATCCATAAAAACTGGCAATTCCTCTGCTTTGACGATTATTCCGGCAGGCGTAGAGAAAGCGGATAAAATCAGCGTTACCATGCCAAAGGATGCAATCAGCGAGTTGAGCAGCATCAAGGGCTCCATGCTTACCGTCAAAACACCGCTTGGGGTTATGACGATTCCGGCAGCGGAAATGGCTTCCATTACGAAACAGGCGGCAGGGAGCAATATTACCGTGCAGATTAACCGAGCACAAAGTCAGGATCTCAGCAATGCCCAGCAGCTGGCAGCGGGAAATCATGCGACTTATGATCTTCGCCTTGTCAGCGGAGAGAAGAGCATCACCACCTTTGGCGGCAGTCTAAGGATTTCTTTACCATACACCCTGAAAACTGGTGAAAAACCTGAAAACGTGGCAGTGTGGTATATGAATGACCAAGGACAGCTTCAGAAGATTACGTGCAGCTATGATTCCACATCGGCGCTGGCTACCTTTTCCACCAGCCATTTATCCTACTATCTTGTAGGCTATGCAGAAGATTGGACAAGTTCCTTTGGGGATGTAAAGTCTGGAGACTGGTTCTATAAATATGTGGAGTTCGTAGTTGGAAAGAAGCTTTTTGCAGGTACTGCTGACAACACCTTTAGTCCAAGCAGTCCAATGACACGTGCTATGGCCGTTACTGTTCTGTACAGGCTGGAAGGTCAGCCTGGGGCGAAGAGCAATGTAACCTACAGCGACGTCCAGTCCGGTCAGTGGTATTCACAGGCAGTGACCTGGGCAACAGAAACCGGCATCATATCCGGTGTTGGTGAGACATTATTTGGCACAAACGATAACATCACTCGTGAGCAGCTTGCCACGATGCTTTGGCGCTATGCTTTGTATAAGGGCTATGATACCAAAGCTTCAGCAGATCTCAGCGCATATTCCGATAGCAAGAATATTAAGGAATGGGCGGCGGACGCCATGAATTGGGCTGGTGCAGAAGGCTTGATTAATGGGCGGACAGAGAAGTTACTGGCACCGGAAGGAACGGCAACACGCGCGGAAGTAGCAGCAATCATGCAGAGATTTGTTGAAAATTGTGCAACACTCTGACCAAACAAGGAGGCGGCAAAGCATTATCTCTTTGCCGCCTCTCCTGATGATTGTATAAAAAAAGAAAGGTCACTATATCATGAGATTTCAAAGAACAAGACGAAGAATACCGGTATTTTTGCTGGTGCTTGTATTTATGGCGACAGCATTGCTGCCGCAGCAGGCCTTTGCAGCAGAACTGCCTGAAGAACCGAGTGTTTTTATGCTTGCTGAGGATCTTTCCCAGGAGGCAACCGAGGCTGGCGCGGATTATAACGGATATATCTTCAAGCTTAAGGGCGAGACTAATCGGACCTCCCTATCAAGGCGAGCCGCCTTGTTTCAGGAAAATGACGAGATTTCACCCCTTGAATACATGCCAGGGTATTATACAGCAGAGTCCCTGGAGACATTAAAGGAGACTGTTGATGAGAGCAATATTGAATTTATTGAGCCAGACTATATCGTAACCCTTCATGATGAGCCAGGCAGTGGTACCGCCGAAAGCATCAATGACGATCATCTGGAACTTATGCATGTGCCTTCAGCATGGGCAAATGGACTTACTGGTGCAGATCTTGACAGGGACTACGATATGGGTAATGATGGAAACAGCACCGATCAAATCGTGGTTGCAGTGGTGGATTCTGGGCTGGCAGAAGGCCATGAAGATATTGATTACGATCAAGTGATTCCCGGCAAAAGTTTCGTAGCTGGCGCGGATAGTACAGTAGATACGCTAGGGCATGGAACCTTCGTTGCAGGAGAGATTATCGCAGTGAGCGAAAATAATATTGGCATTGCAGGTATCGCACAGAGTGCTTATGTCATGCCCCTAAAAGCCTTTATTGCTAAAGAAACAGAGATTTCAAACATTATCAATGCCATCAACTATGCGACACAGCAAAGAGAAGCTTTTGATCAGTCAAATGGTGCGTCAGGCAGCAATATCTGTATCCTAAATTTAAGTCTTGGGGGTGAGGATGCCTCCTTGGCTATGGAAAGCGCGGTCAATGAGGCCATTGCCGCCGGAATTATCGTGATTGCTTCCGCGGGGAACGATGGAGAGACTATTGCGGGTTATCCGGCACAATATGCGATTGGAGTTGGTTCGACCAATGCAGAGGGGGCGTATTCGGATTTTTCTCAGATTCTGTCGGATGAGAACGGCAAAGGTTACGAAAACAAGGTATGGGTTACCGCTCCTGGAGAGGATTATACCAGTACCTGGTATAACGGCAGCTATAAAACCAGCTCCGGTACGAGCTTTTCCGCACCACAGGTTTCTGCTTTGGCGGCTATTTCAGTCGGCATAAAAAATAATCTAACGGATATCACTGGAGACAGCACAAACCATGCCGCCTTCAAAGCCCTCTTAAAGGAGACGGCAGATTACCAAGACAGCGGCACGCAGATTGCAGGTCAAGATATTTACTACGGATGGGGTATCATTGATTTTGCGGAGATGACAGAAAAATTATTGAACATCTCGGAGAATATAGGCAAGGACTCAGCTGTATCCTTTTCTGTAAAT
The genomic region above belongs to Aminipila butyrica and contains:
- a CDS encoding S-layer homology domain-containing protein — encoded protein: MKLAKKMLSLVLTVVMLVGMLPSDVLAESSQSTFDSFFESVSTLADITNDETPNYAMIVDDSDTDAGPYLKSGNTGKSSSESGLTFKVKQAMKLSFYFKVSSEARYDYMKVLLNSSDLNSSNKQNYSGEQSWTKYECTANAGDTVRICYSKDSGGNNGDDALWLKDFEAQPLPFVTFYSNDGTDKAIQQTITSDNLTLKANTFNRSGYRFQGWAETEDGEVLYEDKEKLTLDEQESFELYAVWAKLYNINFTVTPSDAVLSLYADEAHSDKLNLSGTNGSYSIEVLPGTYYYTASGFGFEGVNDGVVTITDADKDQTISLTQSDSCRLNFDYTGGSYAEIENPQFTVKAGSKVVSPQVGSGSPVYDLPFGYEYEYTFKSKNYSKVTGKVDLTASVDEERTISIPLTTKTAWGGPGEVLQPAVGEGLSDSPYQIGTGEELAWLAEQVNSGNASLYAILTADIDLGDEAWVPIGTSTSKAFKGHFDGKGFTIKGLSVTQNSGDLGLFGCIDGGKLSNLTIEGSLTGSSLSSAGGFVGTLRGANALIENCINKAAINASTTSGTGGIVGKVDSSDPKKIRSCINLGAVSGSNNVGGLVGYFYYTGTLEDSYNKGTVYASISKAGGIAGSLDDSRASIVNCYSTGTVTGNSDVDPAVGKISSGTAKNCYALGSVADKTGIAYKSSEYMKSAQFAADLGEGFLRDASGSVNDGYPILAFQDTTPKYAVTVIVNPADAALVLKSADDAIITGSKSGSGETARYTYNLKDGIYTYRAEAFGKIAVEGTITVNGDTVDRTITLQNAPSSAVQFIILPTEAASIANVSVKYGNTDISASSGSYVLPAGEYSYLVKAKGFNKVAGTLVIPESPQATMDVHIQMTVSTGWDGTEVSQPEGTGAAISPYLIADGAELAWLAQEVNAGRAKNIYAQLTQDINLGEEQWTPIGTYTSAFSGSFDGKGYTVSGLSINSSGDYQGLFGMVKGSSSSFASISNVTVDGTIIASGRNISGIVGQLDYATISNCHNGADITVTGANAQAIGGVVGYVYDSGKITDCSNSGTVKATTATQVGGIVGYVNTFDNKTQISSCYNSGTINGGIKTGGIAGTPANTVTNVYNTGTVSGSEAVGGIFGYQSASISNAYSVGGVSGTKDVGSAFGRISSMYSRTNIFYLTGLQADANATAKSASELADSIELFNNGQNPLVWKNDGTGAQSINDGYPIFVWQELPPAGPQKLTAPADVKWALQKNGERSSLAQWAPVSGAVSYDVSIWIQDGSNQPEKKRTFTNITKASFDFSDFITDNYDETEYVGNYYFTVKAISEQDELSSDESALNTDQVLAFAYPLAAPYGLYWDGATAHWNPSNFAAGYLVSIYRLDNGTPVQTTTGTVVGNQQSLDLSRYMATGGKYVFAVTAFSQYYDAMEADPFGSELSKLSNDPQNAGENGIYTVSDPTNPGEGNEDWVSITTAEQLIDLANIEDITDDGGINRQAVEWAKNYRLENNIDFSNLSAAYAAKSKSIGNINHRFMGAFDGNNHKITGLTLSNSDSGLFNYIGATGRVYNLTIEAPNVLFSDNAAVLALNNFGLVQYCAVVNANITADTGAVLGGMISRNYGVIRDSRVEGGTLKSNSTAATGHAGFVGSNEEGGLIERCYSSMRIETQSEYSGGFVGLSYGGTIRDCFALGNVSARSYSGGFAGRSVFEGNLYQNCYAFNTVTVTGEKGNGFIGGSKPDSAFQPDLSLEIFNCYYDVASAADLYATGKTAAEMKSDAFLALLNGNGAIWTRSEEKNNGLPYLSILGAPESLPTSDITVQMLFGTYDKQAYAFSKMGEAITVTLSSTGNSRIVDALDAAAAQGLITYSYESTPAYGRFIHTINNYAVDSPDGWMFTINDKLSNLGASIAKISDGDKILWYEGTTENRFLGPTWNELITGVPMQWQEIKNIEELQALCATGDDQVLARNYKLAADLDLLGVTMTSIGSAAHPFTGTFDGQGHKIANLKITGSENAGLFGVIRGATIKNLVLVDASVTGTRNVGTLVGWADTKLDQEDLSKNVASLIGNCTVSGSVAGTKNVGGLIGLNDGSYDKDTKFSIYSAVDKCQASVRIVGQGNDSTNLGGLAGSNEGYITKSSATGNVFADTSYMVGGLVGFTDGSIYDSFSKGSVIGRGAVGGFIGSGSMNSVMERCYSLGGVACVDGNIGGFAGTLSGKVTDCLSAGSVTPGKGISGVSGGFVGDFSGTLTGYQNWITLKNSYGNSMQAKGAAALKPIGNYAKFSSDEEQAAMSVIALTSIRDISDRLFAMFGVNLTVPSDLNTELDKYVDIVAVPYETALGSTISLLRDGSVKSGNITSSIQSDSSYLSVEDELTLKAHNETGSMLTQSVVLTLTDTNGYRLHKTISVLLKAKTPDYTEIMDNIAGGMTAKSDGWTVMDMAAYGSLSSKTLKTTSEALQNAINLAITEAASTTATVSDRARLEITLRSMNIDSRKLYPVNSNTQVSNAAKLSAMSADSYYTAPWMLLADQQGNTKLTQTQINSLILLLKDSMGADGLFSYNYAGTTYTDPDTAAAALAALARFYPSDSQAKTVVDTILTGLDSVQGTDGSFGNANADAMVITGLVALGINPYEFGTRGLSVADGLLTHVSSDKKAFLYNGEKNDLATEQGFRALVTLAQFAENGGTEAYNIYDYSKLAVVPGRASGSGTGTTPVDPPETNDDINVSFTLKADKDVWIPKTNITLKDGSTVYHAFVQALAGQGMSSRGAENGYVRSVTKGGTTLSEFDKGENSGWLYKVNGELPLVGLTQYPLSNGDNILWYYTSDWTKDSLAGSMGSGVGTVPNESVYLKPTAQLGKDGAAQVNIGKQDINDALKSIKTGNSSALTIIPAGVEKADKISVTMPKDAISELSSIKGSMLTVKTPLGVMTIPAAEMASITKQAAGSNITVQINRAQSQDLSNAQQLAAGNHATYDLRLVSGEKSITTFGGSLRISLPYTLKTGEKPENVAVWYMNDQGQLQKITCSYDSTSALATFSTSHLSYYLVGYAEDWTSSFGDVKSGDWFYKYVEFVVGKKLFAGTADNTFSPSSPMTRAMAVTVLYRLEGQPGAKSNVTYSDVQSGQWYSQAVTWATETGIISGVGETLFGTNDNITREQLATMLWRYALYKGYDTKASADLSAYSDSKNIKEWAADAMNWAGAEGLINGRTEKLLAPEGTATRAEVAAIMQRFVENCATL